CAGGCCTATCGCTCCGTGCCCTGGTTCGGGCCGGGGTTTCTGAGGTCGAACGGCGGGCGAGCAGATCCCCCCGGAAGGTGCCCCGTGTCCTTTTCTGCCCGTGTGCTCTCGGCCACGCTCTTGTCCGCTCTGACCCTGTCCGCCGTAGCACCGACGGCCACCGCCGCCCCCACACCCCCCACTCAGCTGCGGGCAGATGAACAGGACACCCGCTACCTCGTCCGCTTCGCCCCGGGCACCGACGTCGCCGCCCAGGCGCGAACGTTGCGCGCTCAGGGCAAGGCCGTGGGACGGACCTTCTCCACCGCGGTACGCGCCGCTGTCGTGACCACCACCCCGGCCCAGGCCGCAGCACTGGCACGGTCCCCGCGAGTCGAAGCCGTTGAGCGGGACCTGCCGGTGGAGCTGTTCGACACCCAGCAGTCGGCCCCCTGGGGACTGGACCGCATCGACCAGCGCGCCCTACCGCTGTCCACCACCTACACCGCCCCGGCCGTGGGCACCGGAGTGAACGCCTACGTCGTGGACACCGGTGTCCTCACCGCGCACACCGACTTCGGCACTCGGGTCGCCTCGGGCTGGAGTGCCGTGGCCGATGGCCGCGGCACCTCCGACTGCAACGGGCACGGCACCCACGTGGCCGGCACGATCGCCGGCGCGGTCCACGGTGTGGCCAAGGCCGCCACCGTGGTGCCCGTGCGCGTGCTCGACTGCGACGGCGCCGGCTACATGTCCGACGTCGTGGCCGGGCTGGACTGGGTGGCCGCCCACCACACCGCCGGCACCCCGGCGGTAGCAAACCTGAGCCTGGGCGGCGGGGCCAACACCACGGTCGACGCCGCCGTACAAGGAATCATCAACGACGGCGTCACCGCCGTGGTAGCTGCCGGCAACTCCGCCGCCGACGCCTGCAGCACCTCTCCCGCCCGGGTACCAGCCGCGGTCACCATCGCCGCGACCGACACCAATGACCGCCAGGCCTCGTTCTCCAACCACGGCAGCTGCGTGGATCTCTACGCCCCCGGCGTGAACATCGCCTCGGCCGGGCACACCTCCACCACCGCGGTCGCGACCATGTCAGGGACCTCCATGGCCGCCCCCCACGCGGCCGGCGCGGCCACGCTCGTCCTGGCCCAGAACCCGGCCTACACCCCCGCCCAGGTCGCCTCGGCCATCAACGACGGCGCGACCACCGGCCTCGTCACCAACACTGCGACAGGAACCCCCAATCGGTTGCTGCACATCACCCCGGGGGCTGCTACCGCCCCCACGGCCACCAAGCCCGCGGCCCCGACCAGCGTCAAGGCCACCGCCGGCAGCCAGTCCGCCACCGTCTCCTGGACCAAGGGCAGCGACGGCGGTTCTCCCCTAACCGGGCAGATCGTCCACGTCTACTCCGGCGCCCAGAAGATCTTCAGCGGGTCGATCTGAACCGTCACGGGTTTGATGCCGCTTCCTTTCGATGAAGGATGAGGACATGCCCAAGAAGTACGACGCCGAGTTCAAGGCCCGAGCGGTGCGCATGGTGCGCGAGCACCAGCAGGACTATCCGTCGCTGACGGTGGCCTGTCAGCAGATCGGTCAGCAGCTGGATCTGGGGCGGGAGACGCTGCGCAACTGGGTCCGTCAGGCCGAGATCGACTCCGGGGACCGGGATGGAGTCACCACGGCCGAGGCCGAAGAGATCAAGCGGCTCAAGGCCGAGAACAAACGGTTGCGCGAGGCCAACGAGATCCTGCGCAAGGCCTCGATTT
This window of the Kocuria turfanensis genome carries:
- a CDS encoding S8 family peptidase translates to MSFSARVLSATLLSALTLSAVAPTATAAPTPPTQLRADEQDTRYLVRFAPGTDVAAQARTLRAQGKAVGRTFSTAVRAAVVTTTPAQAAALARSPRVEAVERDLPVELFDTQQSAPWGLDRIDQRALPLSTTYTAPAVGTGVNAYVVDTGVLTAHTDFGTRVASGWSAVADGRGTSDCNGHGTHVAGTIAGAVHGVAKAATVVPVRVLDCDGAGYMSDVVAGLDWVAAHHTAGTPAVANLSLGGGANTTVDAAVQGIINDGVTAVVAAGNSAADACSTSPARVPAAVTIAATDTNDRQASFSNHGSCVDLYAPGVNIASAGHTSTTAVATMSGTSMAAPHAAGAATLVLAQNPAYTPAQVASAINDGATTGLVTNTATGTPNRLLHITPGAATAPTATKPAAPTSVKATAGSQSATVSWTKGSDGGSPLTGQIVHVYSGAQKIFSGSI